CCTAGCCCAGGTCGTGTCAAGAGTTATGTGTAATAAGAAATCCCCCTAGTCCTCTCCCGTAGAATGGGGCCATGGACCTCGCCAAACACCAACGCCGCCCCCGGCTGCAACTCAAGCTGCAGCATCACCCGGATAACCTTCACGCCCTGTACCGGGAAAGCCAAGACCCCATAGAACGCTCCCGCTGGCACGCCCTCTGGCTCCTCGCCACCGGCCACCCCATCCCAAAAGTCGCCCAAACCCTGGGCTACTCCACCCGCTGGGTCCGGGACAC
This portion of the Thermus antranikianii DSM 12462 genome encodes:
- a CDS encoding helix-turn-helix domain-containing protein: MDLAKHQRRPRLQLKLQHHPDNLHALYRESQDPIERSRWHALWLLATGHPIPKVAQTLGYSTRWVRDTLHRYNQGKPMADLRHQNPGQPPLLPPELQEAFR